In Pseudoliparis swirei isolate HS2019 ecotype Mariana Trench chromosome 11, NWPU_hadal_v1, whole genome shotgun sequence, a genomic segment contains:
- the rd3l gene encoding protein RD3-like isoform X2, with protein MPLFSWMKWSHETKAQARDEAAPPKTSVVVPGRVSIGELLWHVEERERSVRELDREHRLTRGALGLHWFQKYPRFREVLATNNVKPWELAFVFKQVLRDFLSQKEHEEENFSVQAAELRPMDAWTSCSTMKQGFATPIVPNCGDNPREEIPTISGYVDRVMRHSGSISGSNRDWDLPVPLRATGTHSTTL; from the exons ATGCCCCTCTTCAGCTGGATGAAATGGTCCCATGAAACTAAAGCGCAGGCTCGAGATGAAGCGGCGCCGCCAAAGACCTCGGTGGTCGTCCCCGGTCGCGTGTCGATCGGAGAGCTCCTGTGGCACGTGGAGGAGCGAGAGCGGTCGGTGAGGGAACTGGATCGAGAGCATAGGCTGACCCGCGGCGCCCTGGGTCTCCATTGGTTTCAAAAGTACCCCAG GTTTCGTGAGGTGCTCGCCACGAACAACGTGAAGCCCTGGGAGCTGGCTTTTGTCTTTAAGCAGGTGCTGAGGGATTTCTTGAGCCAGAAGGAGCACGAAGAGGAGAACTTCTCAGTGCAGGCAGCAGAGCTCCGACCAATGGACGCTTGGACCAGCTGCTCCACGATGAAGCAGGGCTTCGCCACACCCATCGTCCCCAACTGTGGAGACAACCCGAGGGAGGAGATACCAACGATCTCTGGATATGTGGATCGAGTTATGCGGCACTCCGGCTCGATCTCAGGGTCCAACAGAGACTGGGACCTCCCGGTTCCCCTCAGGGCCACAGGAACGCACAGCACGACGCTGTGA
- the rd3l gene encoding protein RD3-like isoform X1: protein MPLFSWMKWSHETKAQARDEAAPPKTSVVVPGRVSIGELLWHVEERERSVRELDREHRLTRGALGLHWFQKYPRLQTLIPTSERHQLEFLCAQIPPVDAASVLSRFREVLATNNVKPWELAFVFKQVLRDFLSQKEHEEENFSVQAAELRPMDAWTSCSTMKQGFATPIVPNCGDNPREEIPTISGYVDRVMRHSGSISGSNRDWDLPVPLRATGTHSTTL from the exons ATGCCCCTCTTCAGCTGGATGAAATGGTCCCATGAAACTAAAGCGCAGGCTCGAGATGAAGCGGCGCCGCCAAAGACCTCGGTGGTCGTCCCCGGTCGCGTGTCGATCGGAGAGCTCCTGTGGCACGTGGAGGAGCGAGAGCGGTCGGTGAGGGAACTGGATCGAGAGCATAGGCTGACCCGCGGCGCCCTGGGTCTCCATTGGTTTCAAAAGTACCCCAGGTTACAGACCCTCATCCCCACATCAGAGCGACACCAGCTGGAGTTTCTGTGTGCCCAGATTCCACCCGTCGATGCAGCCAGCGTGCTCTCAAG GTTTCGTGAGGTGCTCGCCACGAACAACGTGAAGCCCTGGGAGCTGGCTTTTGTCTTTAAGCAGGTGCTGAGGGATTTCTTGAGCCAGAAGGAGCACGAAGAGGAGAACTTCTCAGTGCAGGCAGCAGAGCTCCGACCAATGGACGCTTGGACCAGCTGCTCCACGATGAAGCAGGGCTTCGCCACACCCATCGTCCCCAACTGTGGAGACAACCCGAGGGAGGAGATACCAACGATCTCTGGATATGTGGATCGAGTTATGCGGCACTCCGGCTCGATCTCAGGGTCCAACAGAGACTGGGACCTCCCGGTTCCCCTCAGGGCCACAGGAACGCACAGCACGACGCTGTGA